The proteins below are encoded in one region of Nitrospirota bacterium:
- a CDS encoding alpha/beta fold hydrolase has product MEEALTFRDPQGHSVAAILSRPEKPTTSLALLCHGFLSGKNSTTNKTLTRLLNEQGLAIFRFDFFGQGESEGPFEAITTTLAIQQTLAALDLMIARGYDKIGLVGSSFGGLVAILTAAQRRDIACLALKCPVVDFAEELLITFGPEELARWQATDTIPNIMGGTERIRLRYGFYEDCLNHIAYGPAERITVPTLIVQGEQDECVPLHQSRRLHDVLRGPKRLDLLPGADHQFTRGEDFRQMTTSIGEWLVSHLSTET; this is encoded by the coding sequence ATGGAAGAAGCCCTAACCTTTCGCGATCCTCAAGGTCACAGCGTTGCTGCAATCCTAAGCAGGCCTGAGAAACCAACAACAAGTCTCGCCCTCCTGTGCCACGGCTTTCTCTCCGGCAAAAACAGCACGACGAACAAGACCTTGACCCGCCTCCTAAACGAACAGGGCCTGGCAATCTTTCGATTCGATTTTTTCGGTCAAGGAGAGAGCGAGGGACCGTTCGAAGCCATCACGACAACGCTGGCGATACAGCAAACCCTGGCGGCCCTAGATCTGATGATCGCCAGGGGCTATGACAAGATCGGGCTCGTAGGCTCAAGCTTTGGAGGACTCGTCGCCATCCTCACGGCAGCCCAGCGTCGCGACATCGCCTGCCTGGCCCTCAAATGTCCCGTGGTAGATTTCGCGGAAGAACTGCTCATCACGTTCGGCCCTGAAGAGCTGGCTCGCTGGCAAGCCACGGACACGATCCCGAATATCATGGGAGGCACTGAGCGGATCAGACTGCGGTACGGTTTCTACGAAGACTGTCTCAACCACATTGCCTATGGACCGGCCGAACGGATCACCGTACCCACATTGATCGTGCAGGGCGAGCAGGACGAATGTGTCCCCCTCCATCAAAGTCGGCGATTGCACGACGTACTGAGAGGCCCGAAACGGCTGGATCTCCTGCCAGGCGCCGATCACCAGTTCACGCGCGGGGAAGATTTCCGCCAGATGACCACATCGATCGGCGAGTGGCTCGTGAGCCATCTCTCGACCGAGACCTAG
- a CDS encoding alpha/beta fold hydrolase, with protein MLTACTSTPPLPPWFDALGRLPIKTVTVLDQRIAYLDQGQGPPVILLHGFGGSMWQWEHQQAALSAHFRVITPDLVGAGLSDKPAIEYRPDQLLEYLVDFMDALQIPQASIVGNSMGGGLAIGLALDHPTRVSQLILIDGLPAHVMEHLVSPSIRRALTTSAPSWLVSFGNWLFGSFMLESTMREFVYDPALLTPAVLDRSNRNRQQPGLFRALLTVGANLPLWEERFAPRIGTITHRTMIIWGEEDRVFPIQAGDQLHRTIAGSIFVIIPKAGHIPQWEQPELVNQALITFLQP; from the coding sequence ATGCTGACTGCTTGCACGTCGACTCCTCCCCTGCCTCCGTGGTTCGACGCCCTCGGACGACTCCCGATCAAGACTGTCACGGTCCTCGATCAACGCATCGCCTACCTCGACCAGGGACAGGGACCGCCCGTCATCCTCCTCCATGGATTCGGGGGCTCGATGTGGCAATGGGAACATCAGCAAGCGGCCCTCTCCGCCCATTTCCGCGTCATCACGCCAGACCTGGTCGGGGCAGGGCTCTCCGACAAACCGGCCATCGAATACCGCCCGGATCAATTACTGGAATATCTCGTGGACTTCATGGACGCACTCCAGATTCCCCAGGCCAGCATCGTAGGCAACAGCATGGGAGGAGGACTCGCCATCGGGCTCGCCCTCGACCACCCGACCAGGGTCTCACAGCTCATCCTCATCGACGGACTCCCGGCGCACGTGATGGAGCACCTGGTCAGTCCCTCGATTCGCCGCGCCTTGACGACCAGCGCCCCCTCCTGGCTGGTCTCCTTCGGCAATTGGCTCTTCGGAAGTTTCATGCTGGAGTCCACCATGCGTGAATTCGTCTACGACCCGGCCCTCTTGACCCCGGCGGTATTGGACCGGTCCAACCGCAACCGCCAACAGCCAGGACTCTTCCGGGCTTTGCTGACCGTCGGCGCCAATCTCCCGCTCTGGGAAGAACGATTCGCGCCGCGCATCGGAACAATCACGCACCGCACGATGATTATCTGGGGCGAGGAAGACCGCGTATTCCCCATCCAGGCTGGCGATCAGCTCCATCGCACCATTGCCGGCTCGATCTTCGTCATCATCCCCAAGGCAGGACATATTCCACAATGGGAACAACCGGAGTTGGTCAACCAGGCACTGATCACATTTTTACAACCGTAG
- a CDS encoding MOSC domain-containing protein: protein MPKRPVPEAMIAKAGVEGDRQRNLKVHGGPDRAVCLFSRELLERLQAEGHPIEAGSSGENLTLAGLEWSLMKPGVRLSIGPDVQLEVTSYTVPCRHNAQWFQDGDYHRISQKKNPGWSRVYAKVLRGGVARPGDAVEVKS, encoded by the coding sequence GTGCCAAAACGTCCGGTGCCGGAAGCTATGATCGCCAAAGCCGGCGTCGAGGGCGATCGGCAACGAAATCTCAAAGTGCATGGAGGGCCGGATCGGGCCGTCTGCCTCTTTTCGCGTGAACTGCTCGAACGGCTGCAAGCAGAAGGTCATCCGATCGAGGCCGGGTCATCGGGAGAGAATTTGACGCTCGCTGGCTTGGAGTGGAGCCTCATGAAACCTGGCGTGCGGTTATCGATCGGGCCGGACGTGCAGCTGGAAGTGACGAGCTATACGGTTCCTTGCCGCCACAATGCTCAGTGGTTTCAGGATGGGGACTATCACCGGATCTCTCAGAAAAAGAATCCTGGCTGGAGCCGGGTCTATGCGAAGGTGTTGCGCGGAGGAGTGGCGAGGCCTGGCGACGCCGTAGAGGTAAAGAGCTGA
- a CDS encoding SUMF1/EgtB/PvdO family nonheme iron enzyme has protein sequence MAEIPEGTFAMGSDGGQALEDERPKHQVWLPAFFMDLHEVTTEQYASFLAATHRVAPWQWNMVDLSQHGDRPVIGVDWADADAYCRWKGKRLPTEAEWEKSARGTDGRLYPWGNQLPTKERANFALGARFSYSQVLMPALSYESGKSAFGLYQMAGNVWEWVQDWYDASYYDNAPERNPQGPEQGPFKVLRGGSWSDLPKYLLAYGRFKLPPETRNSYTGFRCAKS, from the coding sequence ATGGCCGAGATTCCTGAAGGGACGTTCGCCATGGGATCGGACGGAGGGCAGGCGTTAGAGGATGAGCGGCCCAAACATCAGGTCTGGCTTCCTGCGTTTTTTATGGATCTCCACGAGGTGACGACGGAACAGTACGCCTCGTTCCTTGCCGCCACACATCGTGTCGCGCCGTGGCAATGGAACATGGTCGATCTGTCGCAGCATGGCGATCGTCCGGTGATTGGCGTGGATTGGGCCGACGCGGATGCCTATTGCCGATGGAAGGGGAAGCGGCTGCCCACCGAAGCGGAATGGGAGAAGTCGGCCAGAGGAACGGATGGCCGTCTCTATCCCTGGGGTAATCAGCTGCCAACCAAGGAGCGGGCAAATTTCGCGTTGGGCGCGCGGTTCAGCTACAGCCAGGTCTTGATGCCAGCGCTGTCCTACGAGTCAGGCAAGAGCGCCTTCGGTCTGTACCAAATGGCCGGCAATGTATGGGAATGGGTGCAGGATTGGTACGACGCGAGCTATTACGACAACGCGCCGGAACGAAATCCTCAGGGACCGGAGCAGGGACCATTCAAAGTGCTACGAGGCGGGTCTTGGTCCGACTTGCCCAAGTATTTACTCGCCTATGGACGATTCAAGCTCCCGCCAGAGACGCGCAATAGTTATACGGGCTTTCGCTGCGCCAAATCCTAG
- a CDS encoding 50S ribosomal protein L11 methyltransferase gives MAQDWIEVTIHTDIDAGELLGALADPFAQGAWQDGQTIHLYWPSDRWSADHVVALRALLQQFGDAAAELLVQQVPDQDWNRQWAQSVRPIRIGRRIVIRPSWEAAELQAGDIEIVLDPKQAFGTGHHATTRMLLEWLEELIHGGESVLDVGSGSGILAMVALRLGAVSAVGVECDPVAVDCARDYASENGFGQELELVCGTLSDLAGRIKPDLVLANLDRQTLLVLCDELAPYVNHGARLLLSGVLLDQEAEVLAAFSKAGACFSRRREQDGWVALELLRAESCEGALRD, from the coding sequence ATGGCACAGGATTGGATTGAGGTCACGATTCATACCGATATCGATGCGGGCGAACTGCTGGGCGCTCTGGCTGACCCCTTCGCGCAGGGGGCCTGGCAGGATGGTCAGACGATTCATCTCTATTGGCCGAGCGACCGGTGGAGCGCCGATCATGTGGTGGCTCTTCGGGCTCTGTTGCAACAATTCGGTGATGCCGCGGCCGAACTGTTGGTGCAACAGGTGCCGGACCAGGACTGGAACAGGCAATGGGCTCAGTCGGTCAGGCCGATCAGGATCGGCCGGCGGATTGTGATCAGGCCGAGCTGGGAGGCGGCGGAGTTGCAGGCGGGGGACATTGAGATTGTGCTCGACCCAAAACAGGCCTTCGGGACTGGGCATCATGCGACGACCAGGATGTTGCTCGAATGGCTGGAAGAGCTTATTCACGGCGGCGAGTCCGTGCTGGATGTGGGGTCTGGGAGCGGCATTCTGGCGATGGTGGCCCTGCGGCTGGGGGCTGTCTCGGCTGTGGGAGTGGAATGCGATCCTGTCGCGGTGGATTGCGCGAGGGACTATGCAAGCGAGAATGGTTTTGGACAGGAATTGGAATTGGTCTGCGGGACGTTGAGCGATCTGGCGGGGCGGATCAAGCCGGACCTGGTGTTGGCGAATCTCGATCGGCAGACGTTGCTCGTGTTGTGCGATGAACTCGCGCCCTATGTGAATCATGGCGCGCGGCTTTTGCTGTCCGGCGTGCTGCTCGATCAAGAAGCAGAAGTGCTTGCGGCCTTTTCCAAGGCCGGCGCCTGCTTCTCTCGACGGCGGGAACAGGATGGGTGGGTGGCGTTGGAGTTGCTGAGAGCTGAATCCTGCGAAGGGGCGTTGCGTGACTGA
- the tpx gene encoding thiol peroxidase gives MRAAHRTLLGATVCLTLGLTGCGSTGSFSETSFLYKNFTIADGSTMAGEGHTVLFKGAPLSLSGTGIKVGDPIREVKLTQTDLTLINIIDTKGKGKVRIISVVPSLDTKVCEQQTHYLSERNKGLDKMIELITISIDTPFAQKRFAEEAHITNVTFLSDYRGADFGKTYGLFLKDPHILARTVMVIDAHNNVRHLQITPELAQLPDLDEAFAVAKSLITAN, from the coding sequence ATGAGAGCAGCACATCGCACCCTCCTCGGCGCCACAGTCTGCCTGACGCTCGGACTCACCGGATGCGGAAGCACCGGTAGCTTCAGCGAAACCAGCTTCCTCTACAAGAACTTCACGATCGCCGATGGCAGCACCATGGCTGGCGAAGGCCATACGGTCCTCTTCAAGGGAGCTCCCCTATCCCTCTCAGGAACCGGCATCAAAGTTGGCGACCCCATCCGGGAGGTGAAACTGACACAGACGGACCTCACGCTCATCAACATCATCGACACGAAGGGCAAGGGCAAGGTCCGGATCATCAGCGTCGTGCCATCGCTCGACACCAAAGTCTGCGAACAACAGACCCATTATTTGAGCGAGAGGAACAAAGGCCTCGACAAGATGATCGAGCTGATCACCATCAGCATCGATACACCGTTTGCCCAAAAACGGTTCGCAGAGGAAGCCCATATCACCAATGTGACCTTCCTCTCGGACTACCGAGGCGCCGACTTTGGGAAAACCTATGGTCTCTTCTTGAAGGATCCCCATATCCTGGCGCGCACCGTCATGGTCATCGATGCCCACAACAACGTGCGTCATCTGCAAATCACGCCAGAGCTGGCCCAACTGCCGGACCTGGACGAGGCCTTCGCTGTGGCCAAATCGTTGATCACGGCAAACTAA
- the tenA gene encoding thiaminase II has product MSFSDHLRKLVQSTWDEQLTHPFVVALGKGTLPERKFKYYILQDARFLGDLSRVFAAGALRAPDSDSALRFAKLAEETITVERSLHENYGKRWKMTAKEVSSVPMAPTNYAYTRHMLTVAHTGSAAEITVVALPCAWIYYVVGQHLLKNGPPSKKHPYRDWLMLYASPEFAEVQEWMRAKVDQWAKTAGKEEKRRMEESFVISSRYEWMFWEMAWKEEEWPV; this is encoded by the coding sequence ATGTCGTTCTCTGACCATCTCCGCAAGCTGGTGCAATCCACCTGGGACGAACAACTCACCCATCCCTTCGTCGTTGCGCTCGGCAAGGGCACCTTGCCCGAGCGCAAATTCAAATATTACATTCTTCAAGATGCGAGGTTCCTCGGCGACCTCTCCCGCGTCTTCGCGGCCGGAGCCCTCAGAGCGCCAGACTCCGATAGCGCGCTGCGCTTCGCCAAACTCGCAGAGGAAACCATTACTGTCGAGCGAAGCCTCCACGAGAACTATGGGAAGCGCTGGAAAATGACGGCGAAAGAAGTGTCCTCCGTGCCCATGGCACCGACGAACTATGCCTACACCAGGCACATGCTCACCGTCGCTCATACTGGCTCGGCGGCAGAAATCACGGTCGTCGCCCTCCCCTGCGCCTGGATCTATTACGTCGTAGGGCAGCATTTACTAAAGAACGGACCGCCGTCCAAGAAACATCCCTATCGCGACTGGCTCATGCTCTATGCCTCGCCGGAGTTCGCCGAGGTGCAGGAATGGATGCGAGCGAAAGTGGACCAGTGGGCCAAGACCGCGGGCAAGGAAGAGAAACGGCGGATGGAAGAATCGTTCGTGATCAGCTCGAGATATGAGTGGATGTTTTGGGAGATGGCCTGGAAGGAAGAAGAGTGGCCGGTGTGA
- a CDS encoding MutS family DNA mismatch repair protein produces the protein MPSSLLTEPGPSSKVEATMQDNQRPPETSSREQTLQRLLSRTARLLVKGHRASATLTRWRLILFVTALLCTITLYRLGWYQAGNLSLGSFLAFFLLVASYHTRLEQRIHRIRLWQHIKQTHLARLRLDWDRLPERAYPTPDSHLYAKDLDLVGPHSLFQLLDTTVSSHGRERLASWLLTQPPAPDEWAERQTLIRELAARSLFRDRFTLEARLLGEQEIDGHRLTAVLQHRLEIPRLHIILPLQAILAATTLGLGLAALLNWLPSYWMFSFGLYALLYFFTDQGEELLEQAVGLHHEVEKLGKVLGYIDRHARRSPSALARTWAPLASSDQAPVRLIRQAARILHAVSIKAHPLVHLVANALCPWDLWYVRKLGQIQDQIRDHLPLWLDRLAEVEAAAALGTFAHLHPTYIWPSSLQANNQESGATALCSARNLAHPLIPAASRVANDFSLRGLGQILLVTGSNMSGKSTFLRTIGMNLCLAQAGAPVCASQFEWTWLRIACCIRVDDSLDAGLSFFYAEVKRLKSLLDATTDRSQPPVLFLIDEIFKGTNNRERLIGSRSFITALAKSHGFGLVTTHDLELTELEHSVPSVTNAHFQETVAAGELLFDYQLRPGPCPTTNALRIMQLEGLPVPGTSPDHTV, from the coding sequence ATGCCCTCTTCATTATTGACGGAGCCAGGCCCATCCAGTAAGGTCGAAGCGACCATGCAGGACAACCAACGCCCCCCAGAAACTTCTTCGCGAGAACAGACGCTACAGCGGCTGCTGAGTCGAACGGCGCGATTGCTCGTGAAGGGTCATCGGGCCAGCGCCACCCTGACGCGCTGGCGATTGATCCTTTTCGTGACCGCGCTGCTCTGCACGATCACCCTCTACAGACTCGGCTGGTACCAAGCCGGCAATCTATCGCTCGGCAGCTTCCTCGCCTTCTTCCTGCTCGTCGCGAGTTATCATACCAGGCTGGAACAGCGGATTCATCGGATCCGCCTCTGGCAACATATCAAGCAGACACATCTGGCCCGCCTCCGCCTCGACTGGGACCGGCTCCCCGAACGGGCCTATCCAACGCCCGACAGCCATCTCTACGCCAAGGATCTGGATCTCGTCGGCCCCCATTCATTGTTCCAACTGCTCGACACCACAGTCTCTTCGCACGGTCGCGAGCGCTTAGCCTCCTGGCTTCTCACGCAGCCTCCGGCCCCTGACGAATGGGCGGAGCGCCAGACATTGATCCGCGAACTTGCGGCACGTTCACTCTTTCGAGATCGTTTCACGCTGGAAGCCCGTTTGCTCGGCGAGCAGGAAATCGACGGCCATCGATTGACCGCAGTCCTGCAACATCGCCTGGAGATTCCGCGGCTACACATCATCCTGCCCCTGCAAGCCATCCTCGCAGCGACGACTCTTGGGCTCGGGCTCGCCGCGCTCCTGAATTGGTTGCCCAGCTACTGGATGTTCTCCTTCGGCCTCTACGCCCTGCTCTATTTCTTCACGGACCAGGGAGAGGAGTTACTCGAACAGGCTGTGGGCCTGCACCATGAAGTGGAAAAACTCGGCAAGGTCCTCGGATACATCGACCGCCACGCGAGACGATCTCCCTCAGCCCTCGCTCGCACCTGGGCTCCGCTCGCCAGCAGCGACCAGGCACCAGTTCGCCTGATCCGGCAGGCCGCGCGGATACTCCATGCCGTCAGCATCAAAGCCCATCCGCTCGTGCACCTTGTCGCGAATGCCCTCTGCCCCTGGGACCTCTGGTACGTCAGGAAGCTGGGCCAGATTCAGGATCAGATCCGTGATCACCTGCCCCTCTGGCTGGATCGGCTGGCCGAGGTCGAAGCGGCGGCAGCCTTGGGCACCTTCGCTCATCTGCACCCCACCTATATCTGGCCGTCATCACTCCAAGCCAACAACCAGGAAAGCGGGGCCACAGCTCTCTGTTCCGCCCGCAATCTCGCCCATCCTCTGATCCCGGCTGCATCGCGCGTGGCCAACGACTTCTCGCTCCGGGGCCTCGGTCAAATTCTGCTCGTGACCGGCTCCAACATGTCCGGCAAGAGCACCTTCCTCCGTACCATCGGAATGAATCTGTGCCTCGCGCAAGCAGGCGCGCCGGTCTGCGCCAGTCAATTCGAATGGACCTGGCTGCGAATCGCCTGCTGCATCCGCGTGGACGACTCGCTCGACGCAGGCCTCTCGTTTTTCTATGCGGAAGTGAAACGGCTGAAATCGCTGCTCGACGCGACGACGGACCGGAGCCAACCACCGGTGCTCTTCTTGATCGACGAAATTTTCAAGGGAACCAACAATCGTGAACGGTTGATCGGGAGCCGCTCCTTCATCACCGCCTTGGCCAAGAGCCACGGCTTCGGCCTCGTCACCACCCACGATTTAGAATTGACGGAGCTGGAGCACAGCGTACCGAGCGTGACCAATGCCCACTTCCAGGAAACGGTGGCAGCAGGCGAACTGCTCTTCGACTACCAGCTCAGGCCAGGCCCCTGTCCCACGACCAACGCGCTGCGGATCATGCAGCTGGAAGGGCTGCCGGTCCCAGGAACCTCACCGGACCACACCGTCTAA
- a CDS encoding HU family DNA-binding protein has product MNKTELIEAIAKHASLSKASAGRALEGALSAIKATLKKKQTVALVGFGTFRVSHRAARIGRNPRTGKALKIKAAKVPKFKPGKALKDALN; this is encoded by the coding sequence GTGAATAAAACTGAACTCATTGAAGCGATCGCCAAACATGCCAGCCTCTCAAAGGCCTCGGCAGGCAGAGCATTGGAAGGGGCATTGTCCGCGATCAAAGCCACGCTCAAGAAAAAGCAGACTGTTGCTCTGGTCGGATTTGGCACGTTCAGAGTGAGCCACCGGGCCGCTCGCATAGGCCGCAATCCTCGTACGGGCAAGGCCCTCAAAATCAAAGCAGCCAAAGTTCCAAAATTCAAGCCGGGCAAAGCACTGAAGGATGCATTGAACTAA
- the thiD gene encoding bifunctional hydroxymethylpyrimidine kinase/phosphomethylpyrimidine kinase — MKQVLTIAGSDSGGGAGIQADIKAMSANGVFAMSVITAVTAQNTEEVTDVFELPTSIIAAQIDAVFDDFDVAAVKTGMLSSTAIVEIVAKLLKPQNVTNLVVDPVMISKTGRALLKPEAIDAMKKQLFPLALLVTPNIHEAQQLSGIEIKTLADARRAAKIIHGFGCKQVLIKGGHLLAERATDLLYDGRFFNVFKGEFIDTPHTHGTGCTLASAIAAHLARGKSVNDAVQSAKTYLTEAIRHSLAIGHGTGPTNHFYFLQT; from the coding sequence ATCAAACAAGTCTTGACCATTGCCGGCTCCGATTCCGGTGGAGGCGCGGGCATCCAAGCCGATATCAAAGCCATGTCAGCCAACGGCGTCTTTGCCATGTCGGTGATTACCGCCGTCACCGCGCAGAATACGGAAGAGGTCACCGACGTCTTCGAGTTGCCGACCTCGATCATCGCGGCGCAAATCGACGCAGTCTTTGACGATTTCGACGTCGCCGCGGTGAAAACAGGCATGCTCTCCTCGACCGCCATCGTCGAGATCGTCGCGAAACTCCTGAAGCCCCAGAATGTCACAAATCTCGTCGTGGACCCGGTGATGATTTCGAAGACCGGCCGGGCGCTGCTCAAACCGGAAGCGATCGACGCCATGAAAAAGCAGCTCTTCCCCTTGGCGCTGCTCGTCACGCCGAACATCCATGAGGCGCAGCAACTGTCCGGCATCGAGATCAAGACGCTCGCGGACGCGCGCCGCGCCGCCAAAATCATCCACGGGTTCGGCTGCAAACAGGTGTTGATCAAGGGCGGCCATTTACTGGCGGAACGGGCCACCGACCTGCTCTATGACGGCCGGTTCTTCAATGTGTTCAAGGGAGAATTCATCGACACTCCTCACACGCATGGCACCGGCTGCACGCTTGCCTCGGCCATCGCCGCCCATCTCGCGCGAGGCAAATCCGTGAACGATGCGGTTCAATCGGCCAAGACCTATCTCACCGAGGCCATCCGCCATAGTTTGGCGATCGGCCACGGAACGGGGCCGACAAATCATTTCTACTTCCTCCAGACATAG
- a CDS encoding class I SAM-dependent methyltransferase codes for MNRILEPELMENDAQAQAYAAADFSQENQGFVDRFRTYFPDFSEGHVLDLGCGPGDIPIRFARAMPGCRMTGVDASAPMVQLAAEAVRQAGLSGRITFLCERFQTVALGELADAAISNSLLHHVPNPLQFWHNLRLAVKPGSPVLVMDLLRPESPEAAQAIVDLYASGAPDILRRDFYNSLLAAFTEDEVAAQLAEMNLSRLMIDVPDDRHWVVGGLV; via the coding sequence GTGAACCGAATACTCGAACCGGAACTGATGGAGAATGACGCGCAGGCCCAGGCGTATGCGGCGGCGGATTTCTCGCAAGAGAACCAGGGCTTCGTCGATCGCTTTCGCACATACTTCCCCGATTTCTCCGAGGGCCATGTGCTCGATCTTGGTTGTGGCCCCGGCGATATACCTATTCGTTTTGCGCGCGCAATGCCTGGCTGTCGGATGACCGGCGTCGATGCGTCGGCCCCGATGGTGCAGTTGGCGGCGGAGGCGGTGCGGCAGGCGGGCCTGTCCGGTCGTATCACTTTCCTCTGTGAGCGTTTCCAGACCGTTGCGCTGGGTGAGCTGGCCGATGCCGCGATCTCCAATAGTTTGTTGCACCATGTGCCGAACCCCCTTCAGTTTTGGCATAATCTGCGATTAGCGGTGAAGCCCGGCTCGCCGGTGCTGGTGATGGATCTCTTGAGGCCTGAGTCGCCGGAAGCGGCGCAGGCCATCGTCGATTTGTATGCCTCCGGGGCGCCGGACATTCTGAGGAGAGATTTTTATAACTCGCTGCTCGCGGCCTTCACGGAAGATGAGGTGGCGGCGCAGTTAGCGGAAATGAATTTGAGCCGGTTGATGATTGATGTGCCGGATGACCGGCATTGGGTCGTCGGCGGGCTTGTCTAG